The Kitasatospora albolonga nucleotide sequence TGATCTTCGGGTCGGCGAAGGCACGGTCCTGCATCGCCTTGGAGGCGCGCAGGGTGTCGCGGCGGTGGACGATCGTGACCGACTTGGCGAAGCGGGAGAGGAAGGTCGCCTCCTCCATGGCCGTGTCACCGCCACCGATCACGGCGATGTCGTGGTCCTTGAAGAAGAAGCCGTCACAGGTGGCGCACCAGGAGACGCCGCGTCCGGAGAGGGCGTCCTCGTTGGGCAGGCCGAGCTTGCGGTGCTGGGAGCCGGTGGTCACGATGACGGCCTTGGCACGGTGCACGGTGCCCGCCGTGTCGGTGACGGTCTTGATGTCGCCGGTGAGGTCGACCGCGACGACATCGTCGGGGACCAGCTCGGCGCCGAAGCGCTCGGCCTGGGCCCGCATGTTGTCCATGAGCTCGGGGCCCATGATGCCGTCCTGGAAGCCGGGGAAGTTCTCCACGTCGGTGGTGTTCATCAGCGCACCGCCCGCCGTGACGGCGCCCTCGAAGACCAACGGGTTCAGCGAGGCGCGAGCGGTGTACAGCGCTGCGGTGTACCCGGCCGGTCCGGAGCCGATGATGATCACATTACGGACGTCGCTCACGGGTTTCTTCCTCGTCTCTGCAGACTGCCTACTGCCTACGGGGTCGGTTCAACGACTCTCACCCCACCCAACGAGATCCTACGGGTGTTGCATTCCCGACGTGCCGTAGCGGTTCTCAGGGGCGTTTGTAGACCTGGGTGTGCAGCAGCTGCCCCGTGGACTCGGGAGCGGTGTCCACGCAGGAGGCGGCCACGACGTATGCCTGCACGCGCGAGCCGTCGCTCGGATGCGGAAGGACGACGAGGAAGGCGTCCGCACCCTGATAGGTGCCCTCTTCGAGGGCGAGGGCCGGTGTGGTGCGGCCGGTCGCCTGCTGCACACACGGGGGTACGGCGACGGCAGGGGCGCTCAGCGGGTTCCTGGAAGCGGTGGCTTCGGGTGTTCCCACCCCGGGAGCCTCCGCCTCGGGTGCCGACTGTTCGTCCACGTCGGGTGACCGCTTCTTCGCCCCGAAGTCTTCCGCGTCGGCCCCGCCGGCCAGAAGGTCCTGGACTCTGGTCTCGAGCGTTTCCTGGGAGAAGCTGGGCGCCTCGCTCGCATCGGCGCTGATCGCCCTGTCGGCCGATCCGGATGCCGCGTTGTCGGACGACGACAGGTTCTGGAGGAAGAAGACGCTCATCCCGATGAGTGCGGCGCCGCAGGCGGTTCCCAGGAGCGCCGCACGCAGGCGGCGCCGGGGGCGGCGGCCCGGCCCCGTGGCAGCCCGGGGCCGACCTGCCGGACGGTCGAGGGAGGACCCGGACCGGGGCGCCTCGGAAGAGGTTCCGGCGGTCTCCGCACGCGATGTTTCACGTGAAACATCAGCTTCGCGGACATCGGTTCCGCCGGCCTCGGCCGCGAGGGCTGCGTCGATGCGTGCGGCGATGTCCTCGGGCATCGGCTCCGGGTCCGGCAGGGTGGAGAGCAGCCCCTGGATCTCCTCCAGCGAGTCCCGTACCTCCGCGCACGGCTCGCACTCCGCGAGATGGCTCAGGATCTCCGTCGTACGGGAGGGGGTGAGCAGCCCTTCGGTGAGATCGGAGATCTCGGAGACCTCCGGGTGCTGAGCCGTACCGGTCGTGGATGTCACGGGTGTCCACCTCCTCCCTTCACAGCTGCAGGGTCGCTCGCTCCTGTGTCCTTCGGCCCTGACGCAGGTGGGACGGATGCCCCGGGCGTCCGGTTCCTTCCCATGGTGCCGGTCTCCGCTTCGGGGGCCTCGGCCCCGGTCCCGCGCAGGTGGCGGACCAGGGGCGCCAGTCTTGCCCGCCCCCGGGCGCACCGGCTCTTCACGGTGCCGGTCGGCACGTCCAGAATGCTGGCCGCCTCCGCCACCGGGTAACCCTGCATGTCGACCAGGACGAGGGCGGCGCGCTGTTCGGCGGGGAGCGTGGCCAGGGCGGCGATGAGCTGTCGGTGCAGGTCCTGCCGTTCGGCGGGGGCCTCGGCCGACTCGTGGGGCTCCAGGAGCTGGTCGAGCCGTTCCGCGTCGTCCACCGGGGAGGTCCTGCGGGAAGCGGCCTTGCGGACCCGGTCGAGGCAGGCGTTGACGGTGATGCGGTGCAGCCAGGTGGTGACGGCCGACTGGCCGCGGAAGGTGTGGGCGGCCCGGAAGGCGGAGACGAGGGCGTCCTGGACGGCGTCGGCCGCCTCTTCCCTGTCCCCGAGGGTGCGCAGCGCCACGGCCCAGAGCCGGTCGCGATGGCGGCGTACGAGCTCACCGAAGGCGTCGGGGTCGCCCGCCACATGCAGGGCGAGCAGGTCCGCGTCGCTCGGTGCCGCTGGTGGAACGGAATCCACCGTGCTCCCCCTCCGAACCCGATCCGATGTCTTGCGCCACACTAACGGGCCGCGCACCCGGTGATCCACGGGCCGGTACGGAGCATCCGTACCGGCCCGTGGATCAGCCGAGGACGGAGATGTCGGTGATCCCGCCCCGGTAGCCGCCGGTGCCGTCCGACGGAAGCTCGGTGATGTGGACCAGGACGTAGCGCGTCCGGACGGGCTTCTCCAGCTCTTCCTTGAGCGTCTGCCCCGCGACCTGCTTCTCGGCGATCCGCTGGGTGAAGTCCGCGGGCGAGGACGGTGACGAGGCGTCCGGTCCCGCTGCGAGCACGGCGGTTGTCTGACCGCTGCGGTACAGGTTCACCTCGATGCCGCGGACCTCCTGGACCCGTCCCAGGTCGACGATGATCCCGCTGCCCTGCTTGCGCTGCGGAAGATTGCCGAAGTTCGGGAAGGTCTGGTAGCGGGGAGTGATCCACGACGTGCTGGAGTCGTCGTCGATGGTGTTCGGCACGCTCCGCTGCTGGATGCCCGAACCGTCGGGCATGAACTCCGTGGCCCCCGCGATGGCCAGGGGCTCGGGCGGCGGGGCAGGAGGCTTCTCCTTGTTCTTGTCGTCATCGTCGGGCTGGGTGACGCCGGTGTCGTCGGAGCCCTTGTTCCGGTCGAGCAGGGCTTCCGCGAGCTGCCAGCTGCCGAGGCCCAGGGCGGCGATGAGAAGGGCGGAGACGGTCCACTTGAGCACCCGCCCGGTGCGGCTCTGGAGCGGTGCGGGAGGGGCCGCCAGCACGGGCTGGGCGACGGACGGCGGATGGCTGGACGGCCTTCCGTAGGTGCCCTGCTGATAGGTCGTCCGCTGGTAGGCGGGCTGCTGGTAGACGGGCTGTGCGGCGAACGTGGGCTCGGGCGGCAGGATGCGCGGCATGGCCGCGACCGCCCTGGCCAGTTCCTCCGGGGTCGTGCAGGGCGGTTCCTGCCGGGAGGCGGTGGCCCCGTCGTTGGCGAGCGCGCGCATGGCGAGCTCGGAAAGACCGCGGTGGACCCCGGCGCGGACCTGGTCCGGGGCGATGAGGCCCATGCCCTTGGGCAGCCCGGAGAGGCCGTACGCGTCGCTCTCGTAGGGCCAGCGCTTGGTCAGCGCCGCGTACAGGAGTGCGCCGATCGCCTCGGTGTCCTGACGCAGCGGGCGGGCGGAGGTGACGCCGCGCAGGGCGGCGTTCACCGCGAGGCCGCGAATCCGGTACTGGCCGGTGGAGCTGCGCAGTACGGCGCCGGGGGTGAGGCGGAGGTGCGTCAGGCCCTCGCGGTGGGCAGCGGCCATCGCGAGGGAGAGCTGGCTGACGAGCTGGTAGGCGTCGTGGGCGTCCATCGGTCCGGCGGCCAGCAGAGCGGTGAGCTCGGTGGCGTCCGGGAGCCATTCGTGGACGACGTAGACGAGGTCGTCCTCCTCGACGGCGTCCAGGACCTGGACGAAGCGGGGATCGCCGAGCAGGGCGGAGGACCGGGCCGCGGCCAGTACGGAGCGGGCCCGGGGGTGGTCCGCGGGCAGCAGGTGGACGCCGACCGCGCGGCGCAGTTTCTCGTCGACCGCCCGCCAGCTGCTGAAGCCGTCCAGACGGGTGACGCACTCCTCCAGGCGGTAGCGCCCGGCGAGTTTGTGGCCGCTGTGCACGTCGGGGGTGGCCGGAACGGCCTCGGAACGCACCCGCCCGCCGTCTTCGCCCTCAGGGTTCCCGGGCTTCTCGGGGCTCGCGCCCCCGGTCTCCTCGGCCTGCGTCGTTCCGTCGTTCGTCGCCTCGTCCGCCTTGGCGGCCGACGGCTCATTGCCGCCGTTGTCGGCCACGTCGACGGCAGCCGTGCTACGTTCCGCCACCGTCGTTCCTGCCTCCCCATCCGTTGCGCGAAGCCGGCCAGCTCGCCACAGTCACGCCAATTGTGCCCACACTCCGGCGCTATGCACGACACGCGGTGTCCGGCGATGGTTGTGCGGCCGTGCGTTCATTCAGCGACCGAGCCGCCCCCGGACCATGCCCACCAGGCCGTTGACCTCTTCGATGCGCATCTTCTTCGCCGCGACGAAGAAGATGCCCAGCAGGGCGACGCCGCCGCAGATCAGCGCGGCCAGCGAGCCGAGAGCGCCGGAGCCGAGGAGTTCGAGGATCGCGAAGCCGATGCCGCCGCCGATGACCGCCGCAGGGACGGCCGCCATGCAGAGCCGGGCGTAGGTCCGCACGATGTGCGCCCCGTCCAGGTCGCCGCCCAGCCGGACGCGGAGCCTGCGCCAGGCGACGCCGACGCCGACCGCGTAGGCCAGACCGTAGGAGAAGGCCATGCCGACGACCGCCCACCGGGCGGGCAGGACGACGTAGCAGAGCGCGGAGGCGGCGGCGTTGACGGCGGCCACGATGACCGTGTTGTAGAAGGGGGTGCGGGTGTCCTCGTACGCGTAGAAGCCGCGGAGCACGACGTACTGCACGGAGTACGGGATCAGGCCGAGGGCGAACGCCATCAGGATGAAGCCCATGGACCGGGCGGCCTCGGCGCCGCTGGACGCGTACAGCAGGGTGCACATCGGCAGGCCGAGCGCGAGGAAGGTGAAGGCGACCGGGACGATGGCGACGGCGGAGTTGCGCAGCCCCTGCGAGATGTCGTCGCGGACCGCACCGGGGTCGTTGTCGTGGGCGGCCCGGGAGATACGGGGCAGCAGCGCGGCCATGACGGAGACGGTGATGATCGCCTGCGGCATGCCCCAGATCAGCTGGGCGTTGGAGTAGGCCAGGAAGCCGGTGCCGTCCTTGTCGGACAGCTTGCCCGCCGCAGTGGCGAGCTGGGTGACGACCAGGACACCGGCCTGGTTGGCCAGGACGAACAGCACGGTCCACTTGGCCAGCTTGACCGTCTTGCCGAGCCCGTGGCCCCTCCAGTCGAACCGGGGCCGGAAGCGGAAGCCCGCCTCGCGCAGGTAGGGGATCATCGCCAGCGCCTGGACGACGAGTCCGAGCAGGGTGCCGATGCCCAGCAGCCGGACGCCCTCCGGCGGGATGGTGTCCACGCCCATCCGGGATTCGGCGGAGGTGCCGTAGACCCAGATGAAGAGGCCGAACGTGATGATCATGACGATGTTGTTGAGGACCGGGGTCCACATCATCGCGCCGAACTTGCCCCGGGCGTTGAGGATCTGACCCATCACCACATGCACGCCCATGAAGAAGATGGTGGGCAGGCAGTACCGGGCGAAGGTGACGGCGACGCTGTTGGCGGCCACGTCGTCGGCGATGGTGCTCGACATCAGCTGGATCAGCACCGGCGCGACGAGGACCGCGGCGGCCACGATCAGGCCGAGCGCGACCATCACCAGGGTCAGCAGCCGGTTGGCGAAGGCTTCGCCGCCGTCCTCGTCGTCCTTCATGGCACGGACGAGCTGCGGGACGAAGACCGAGTTGAGCCCGCCGCCGACGGTGAGGATGTAGATCATGGTCGGCAGGGTGTAGGCGATGGTGAAGCTGTCGCCGAGCAGTGCGGCACCGAGCGCCGCGGTGATCACCAGGGACCGGATGAAGCCGGTGAGCCGGGAGACGAGGGTTCCGGCCGCCATCAGCGCGCTGGACTTCAGCACTCCGGAGACCCGGCCGCCCTTCGGCGGGACGGGCGCGGGCACCGGTTCCGGGTCGGGCGGCCCCGGGGGCTTCCCCGACCCCTCCTGGTCCCGGAAGAGGTGGGCGAAGGCGTCCGGCTCCTGCCGGTCGTCCGACGCCTTGGTCACCAGGTCGTCCACGCCGACGAACTGCGTGGTCGCCGGGCGGTCGCCGTACGGGAGGTGGCGGGAGGGTCCCGAGGGCTCGGGGGGCGGCGTCTGGGCCCAGATGCGCGGGTCGGGGGCGTGCGGCGCGGCGGGCGGCTGCTGGTAGAGCGCCTGCGGCTCCTGGTAGGTGCCGGGGGGCGGCGGCGGGTGGGACGCCCGGTCGTAGAGCGCCTCGCCCACCGGGTCCTGGGCCGCCAGGTCCTGTGCCCGGTAGGGGTCGTCCTCGTAGGCGTGCTGGAGGTACGGGTCGGGCGGCGCCTGCCGGCCGTCCTGGTCCGCGCCCGGAGGAACCGGGGGCCCGGACGGGGACCCCGCTCCGCCGGCGCCCTGGCCGCGGTCACCGTCGTACGGCGCGTTCATCGAAACCCCTACCTCATCGTCCCCGGCCGACCGGCCACGACAGACATCGCTCAACGGTCCACTTTCTCACCCGTTCCCGACGGGTCCCCGCTTTCCGGTCCGGTGTCCGGGGTCGGGTCACTCGGCTGCTCGGGTTCGCCGCCGTCGTCCTCGGCCGTGTCGCTTGCCAGGGTGCGCTTGCGGTGGGTGTACATCCTGACGCCGGCCAGCACCAGGAGCAGGAGCCCGCCGGCGATGACGAGGAGAACGGTGGGCGTCACCTCGGAGACCTTCACGGTGAAGGTCATCTCCTCGCCGTACGGGGTGCCGTCCTCGGTGAAGAGCTGGGCGGACACCTGGGCCCGGCCGTTGGCGCTGGTGGCCGTGTCGAACTTCACCGACTGGCTGTGCCCGGCGGCGATCCGGACCGGCAGCTCGGCCTTCGTCCCGTCGTCGTTGAACTTCAGCCGGATGTTGTCCGAGGTCAGCCGCAGGACGAGCCGGTCGATGCCCTGCACCAGCTTGTTCTGCACCGTCACCGGGATCGTCGCGCTGCGGCCCGAGAGGGTGACGTCCGACTTGTCGATCAGCTGGACCTCGCCGGTGAGGCCCTTCAGATACGTGAGCACGGCGTCCCGGTAGCCCTGAGCCTCCAGGGGGCGTCCCCGCCAGGACGTCGACATCGAGCGGTTGACCGCGTTGCCGAAGGGCGTCACCACGCGCTCGGGCTGCGTGAGGATGGTCTCGAAGCTGTCGATGGAGCCCTGGGTGGTCCGGATGTCCTGGAACGCCTGGGTGGGCAGCTCCTGGCCGCGGAGCTTCTTCGGGTACGCGGAGGCCCGCGGCACCTTGGTGGTCGCCCGCGGGTCCGGCTCCGCCTCGGAGGCGGCGACCAGGTCCTGCGGCTGGGTCCAGCGGTCGCCCGCCAGGGCCTCCAGGGCGCGGGCCATCGTCTGGGCCTGGGCGGCGGTGGGCATCCGCTGCGGCGCCACGACGATGCTGCGCTCCTTGTCCGGCGCCTGCTCGGTCAGGGCGAGGGTCTGCGCGAGGAACTTCTGGACCGCGAGGGTCGAGGCGCCGGCCCGGAACATGTCGCGGTCGAACAGGGTCGACAGCCGGGAGTCGGCGACGACCGCGGTGGTGCCCCCGCCGATCGGCCGGGCCGCCGTCGGGGTGTACGGCAGGTTGCCGGTCTCCTGGAGGCTGTCGCTGCGGGCGATCACGTGGTGGGCGCCCGCGGAGGTCGCCACGTCCACGATGCCCGGGTCGAGGGCGCCGTTCACGGGCCAGGCGAAGTCGGTGGACGGCTTCACATGGAGGACGGTCTCCACGGTCGTGGCGGCCACGGTGGAGGCGCTCTGCAGATGGCTGAGGGTGCCGGAGACCCCCTTGCCCCGATGGGCGATGGAGGCCAGGTCCGGGTCGCCGAACGGCAGGGCGATCACCTTGCCGTCCTCCACCACCTTCTGGAGGGCGGTGAGCCACCGCTGGGCGACGGCCTGATTCTTGCCCGGGACGGTTCTGTCACCGGACTTGATGTCGTAGCCCCCGGCCATCGCGGCGACGCTCGCCAGCAGGTCCGGGTCGACGACCCAGGTGACGGGGAGACTGCCGCCCAGGGAGACCAGCTGCTCCAGCCGTCCGCCCGGTGCCAGCTCGTCGGCCAGGGCGTCGTCCGTGAAGACGGGCGTCTGCTGCTGGTTCGAGCGTGTCTCCGCGGTGACGTGCGGGGAGGCGATCAGCGGCCACAGGAAGGTGAGCCTGGTCCGCTTGTCGCTCTTCTCCGGCTGCCACGGCAGGTACGAGCGCTCGATGCCCAGCACCTGCTCGTAGGGGGCGGTCGCCGTACGGCCGGAGACCGAGACCCCGAGCTGGTAGACGCCCGACGCGTCGAGGTCCAGCTTGTCGACGGGGACGGCGATCGTGAAGTTCTGGCTGATCCCCTTGCGGAGCTCGGGGATCTTCACCGCGAACTTGTCGTCGATCGGGGCCGGGTCGGCACCGGGGAGATACCCCTTGCGCTTGGCGGCGTCGTCGACCTCGCCCCGCCCGGAGAGGCGGGGGCCCACCCGCAGGTCGACCTCCGCGTCGCTGATCGTCTCCTTGCCCTTGTTGGTGAGGGTCCCGGAGACGGTCAGCGTGTCCCCCTCCGTGGGGGCACCGGGGGAGAGCGTGTTCAGGGACACCGACACCGTGCGCGAGCCCGTGGGGGCCTTGGCCGGCCCGGTGGCCCCCGCGGTTCCGGTGGCGGGGACCGTCAGCAGACCGGCCAGCAGGGGGGCTCCCAGGACCACGGCGGCTGTGCGCCGCAGCCACCGGCGGGCAGGAGAAGAGCGCATCCCCTGGATGTCTGCCGCCTCGGCCACGCGCCTACCCGTCCCTCGTCGTCATCGGAGTCTGTCGATCGTTGTCGGTCCTGCGTCCCCGCATGGTAACGAGGTGCGGAGGGCCGAAGTGCTGGGGTCCGGCTCACATGATCGCGGGAGGGCCGCAGGGTCCGGATAAACGAGGACGCCCCGGTCGGTCCGTGCACGTACCCTTTTCTGTTGTGCCGAACGCCAACGAAGAGAACGCCAGTGCACTGAGCCAGGTGCAGCACCGCGCGGTGAGTGAGCTGTTGCGGGTGTCCCCGGTCGCCGACGACCTCGCCCGCCGATTCCAGGAGGCCGGATTCGGCCTCGCGCTGGTCGGCGGCTCGGTCCGCGACGCGCTGCTCGGCAGGCTCGGGAACGACCTGGACTTCACCACCGACGCCCGCCCCGAGGACGTACTGACCATCGTCCGGCCGTGGGCCGACGCGGTGTGGGAGGTCGGGATCGCCTTCGGCACCGTCGGCTCCCAGAAGGACGGTTACCAGATCGAGGTCACCACCTACCGGTCGGAGGCGTACGACAGGACCTCGCGCAAGCCCGAGGTCTCCTACGGCGACTCGATCGAGGAAGACCTCGTGCGCCGTGACTTCACGGTCAACGCGATGGCCGTCGCGCTGCCGCAGAAGGAGTTCATCGACCCGCACGGCGGCCTGAAGGACCTCTCCGAGCGGGTGCTGCGCACCCCCGGGACGCCCGAGGAGTCCTTCTCGGACGACCCGCTGCGCATGCTGCGTGCCGCACGGTTCGCTGCGCAGCTGGACTTCGAGGTCGCCCCCGATGTCGTCACCGCGATGACGGAGATGGCCGCCCGGATCGAGATCGTCTCCGCCGAGCGGGTCCGTGACGAGCTCAACAAGCTTCTTCTCTCCCGCCACCCCCGCAAGGGTCTGGGGCTCCTCGTCGACACCGGGCTCGCCGGCCATGTGCTGCCCGAGCTTCCCGCGCTGCGGCTGGAGAGTGACGAGCATCACCGCCACAAGGACGTCTATGAGCACTCGCTGACGGTTCTGGAGCAGGCCATCGACCTGGAGGAGGACGGCCCCGATCTCGTCCTGCGGCTGGCCGCGCTGCTCCATGACATCGGCAAGCCGAGGACCCGGCGCTTCGAGAAGGACGGCCGGGTCTCCTTCCACCACCACGAGGTGGTGGGCGCCAAGATGACCAAGAAACGCATGACCGAGCTGAAGTACTCCAACGACCTGGTCAAGGACGTCTCGAAGCTGGTCGAGCTCCATCTGCGCTTCCACGGGTACGGCGACGGGGAGTGGACGGACTCCGCCGTCCGCCGGTATGTGCGCGACGCCGGGCCCCTTCTCGAACGGCTCCACAAGCTGACCCGGTCGGACTGCACGACCCGGAACAAGCGCAAGGCGAACGCCCTCTCCCGCACCTATGACGCGCTGGAGGAGCGGATCGCCCTGCTCCAGGAGCAGGAGGAGCTCGACTCCATCCGCCCGGACCTGGACGGCAACGCGATCATGGAGATCCTCGGGGTGGGCCCCGGGCCGGTGATCGGGAAGGCGTATGCCTTCCTCCTGGAGCTGCGGCTGGAGAACGGTCCGATGGAGCGCGATGCCGCTGTGGCGGCGCTCAAGGAGTGGTGGGCGGGGCAGAGCTGAGTGCGGCCGAGTGATGTTTCACGTGAAACATCACCCGGCCCGGATGTCCCGAGGGGCGTTGTTTCACGTGAAACAACGCCCCTCGCCACATCCCGGACCGGTCAGCTGCCGCTGCTCGTGTACCGCCTGCGGTACATCGCCACCGCGACACCCGCGTACAGCACGGCCACGCCCACCACCACGGCGACGGACCTGCCGTCCGGCGGGAGCATCAGCGCCGACACACCCGCCGCGCTCACGAACGCAACGTTGAAGAGCACGTCGTAGAGGGAGAAGACCCGGCCCCGGAAGGAATCGTCCACCGAGGTCTGGACGACCGTGTCCGTGGCGATCTTCGATCCCTGGGTCACGACGCCGAGCACGAAGGCGGCGATCAGCATCGGTACGAGGGAGAAGGCGAGCCCCAGCACCGGTACCAGGACCGCCGCCGATCCGGCGCAGGCCACGATCCACCCGTACCGTCCGAGCCGTCCGATGGCCCAGGGGGTCACCACGGCGGCGGTGAAGAACCCCGCCCCGGAGACGCCGACCGCCAGCCCGAGCAGCGCCAGCCCTTCGGACTCGTCGTCCGACCAGGCGTAGCGGCAGAGCATGAGCACCATCACGGTGAGCGCGCCGTAGCAGAAGCGGAGCACCGTCATCGCGGCCAGCGCCCTGGCCGCGTGGGCCCGCTCCCGCAGATGGCGCACTCCCGCCACCAGCCCGCGGGCGGTGACGGCCAGAGCGGCCCGCAGCCGGAGCGGAGGGCTGTCGAGATCGGGTCCCAGCAGGGTTCGCGGCAGGCTCAGCGAGGCCAGCGCGGAGAGCAGATAGAGCATGGCCCCCAGCAGCACGACCGCCGCGTCGGACTCGTCGGCCACCAGCCGTACGACGAAGGCGAGCCCCCCGCCTGCGGTGGCCGCGAGCGTTCCGGCCGTCGGGGAGAGCGAGTTGGCGACGACGAGCCGTTCGGTGTCGACCACCCGCGGCAGTGCGGCGGAGAGCCCTGCCAGCACGAAGCGGTTGACGGCGGTGACGCAGAGGGCCGAAGCGTAGAAGAGCCAGTCCGGCACCGAGGCGAGGATCAGCAGGGCCGTGCAGCAGGCCAGGGACGCCCGCAGGAGGTTCCCGTACAGGAAGACCTGGCGGCGGGGCCAGCGGTCCAGCAGAACGCCCGCGAACGGCCCGATCAGCGAGTACGGGAGGAGGAGCACCGCCATGGCCGAGGCGATGGCCGCCGCCGAGGTCTGCTTCTCCGGGGAGAAGACGACGTACGCGGCGAGGGCGACCTGGTAGACGCCGTCGGCGGACTGGGACAGGAGCCGCACGGTGAGCAGGCGGCGGAAGTTCCGCAGGCGCAGCAGGGTGCCCAGATCATGCGCGACAGACATGGGAGCAAGCGTCACACACGTCGGGGGTCCGCGGGCGGATTGCCCGGGGACCCCCGACGTGCGGCAGGAGGAGGTGAGCGTCGCCGCTCAGTTCTCCGGTGAAGCGCTCAGGCGGCGGAGCCGGTTCAGCGCTCGGTCTCGCCCTTGATGAACTTCTCGACGTTCTCGCGGGCCTCGTCGTCGAAGTACTGCACGGGCGGCGACTTCATGAAGTAGCTCGAAGCCGAGAGGATGGGGCCGCCGATGCCGCGGTCCTTGGCGATCTTCGCCGCACGGACGGCGTCGATGATGACACCGGCCGAGTTCGGGGAGTCCCACACCTCGAGCTTGTACTCCAGGTTCAGCGGAACGTCACCGAAGGCGCGGCCCTCGAGGCGCACATACGCCCACTTGCGGTCGTCCAGCCAGGCCACGTAGTCCGAGGGGCCGATGTGGACGTTGCCCTCACCGAGCTCGCGGTCACGGATCTGCGAGGTGA carries:
- a CDS encoding serine/threonine protein kinase — protein: MAERSTAAVDVADNGGNEPSAAKADEATNDGTTQAEETGGASPEKPGNPEGEDGGRVRSEAVPATPDVHSGHKLAGRYRLEECVTRLDGFSSWRAVDEKLRRAVGVHLLPADHPRARSVLAAARSSALLGDPRFVQVLDAVEEDDLVYVVHEWLPDATELTALLAAGPMDAHDAYQLVSQLSLAMAAAHREGLTHLRLTPGAVLRSSTGQYRIRGLAVNAALRGVTSARPLRQDTEAIGALLYAALTKRWPYESDAYGLSGLPKGMGLIAPDQVRAGVHRGLSELAMRALANDGATASRQEPPCTTPEELARAVAAMPRILPPEPTFAAQPVYQQPAYQRTTYQQGTYGRPSSHPPSVAQPVLAAPPAPLQSRTGRVLKWTVSALLIAALGLGSWQLAEALLDRNKGSDDTGVTQPDDDDKNKEKPPAPPPEPLAIAGATEFMPDGSGIQQRSVPNTIDDDSSTSWITPRYQTFPNFGNLPQRKQGSGIIVDLGRVQEVRGIEVNLYRSGQTTAVLAAGPDASSPSSPADFTQRIAEKQVAGQTLKEELEKPVRTRYVLVHITELPSDGTGGYRGGITDISVLG
- a CDS encoding CCA tRNA nucleotidyltransferase yields the protein MPNANEENASALSQVQHRAVSELLRVSPVADDLARRFQEAGFGLALVGGSVRDALLGRLGNDLDFTTDARPEDVLTIVRPWADAVWEVGIAFGTVGSQKDGYQIEVTTYRSEAYDRTSRKPEVSYGDSIEEDLVRRDFTVNAMAVALPQKEFIDPHGGLKDLSERVLRTPGTPEESFSDDPLRMLRAARFAAQLDFEVAPDVVTAMTEMAARIEIVSAERVRDELNKLLLSRHPRKGLGLLVDTGLAGHVLPELPALRLESDEHHRHKDVYEHSLTVLEQAIDLEEDGPDLVLRLAALLHDIGKPRTRRFEKDGRVSFHHHEVVGAKMTKKRMTELKYSNDLVKDVSKLVELHLRFHGYGDGEWTDSAVRRYVRDAGPLLERLHKLTRSDCTTRNKRKANALSRTYDALEERIALLQEQEELDSIRPDLDGNAIMEILGVGPGPVIGKAYAFLLELRLENGPMERDAAVAALKEWWAGQS
- a CDS encoding RNA polymerase sigma factor SigM; this translates as MDSVPPAAPSDADLLALHVAGDPDAFGELVRRHRDRLWAVALRTLGDREEAADAVQDALVSAFRAAHTFRGQSAVTTWLHRITVNACLDRVRKAASRRTSPVDDAERLDQLLEPHESAEAPAERQDLHRQLIAALATLPAEQRAALVLVDMQGYPVAEAASILDVPTGTVKSRCARGRARLAPLVRHLRGTGAEAPEAETGTMGRNRTPGASVPPASGPKDTGASDPAAVKGGGGHP
- a CDS encoding thioredoxin-disulfide reductase translates to MSDVRNVIIIGSGPAGYTAALYTARASLNPLVFEGAVTAGGALMNTTDVENFPGFQDGIMGPELMDNMRAQAERFGAELVPDDVVAVDLTGDIKTVTDTAGTVHRAKAVIVTTGSQHRKLGLPNEDALSGRGVSWCATCDGFFFKDHDIAVIGGGDTAMEEATFLSRFAKSVTIVHRRDTLRASKAMQDRAFADPKIKFAWDSEVAEIKGDQKLSGLTLRNTKSGETSELPVTGLFIAVGHDPRTELFKGQLELDDEGYLKVEAPSTRTNLPGVFGAGDVVDHTYRQAITAAGTGCSAALDAERFLAALADAEPAEPEKTPAV
- a CDS encoding murein biosynthesis integral membrane protein MurJ, with translation MNAPYDGDRGQGAGGAGSPSGPPVPPGADQDGRQAPPDPYLQHAYEDDPYRAQDLAAQDPVGEALYDRASHPPPPPGTYQEPQALYQQPPAAPHAPDPRIWAQTPPPEPSGPSRHLPYGDRPATTQFVGVDDLVTKASDDRQEPDAFAHLFRDQEGSGKPPGPPDPEPVPAPVPPKGGRVSGVLKSSALMAAGTLVSRLTGFIRSLVITAALGAALLGDSFTIAYTLPTMIYILTVGGGLNSVFVPQLVRAMKDDEDGGEAFANRLLTLVMVALGLIVAAAVLVAPVLIQLMSSTIADDVAANSVAVTFARYCLPTIFFMGVHVVMGQILNARGKFGAMMWTPVLNNIVMIITFGLFIWVYGTSAESRMGVDTIPPEGVRLLGIGTLLGLVVQALAMIPYLREAGFRFRPRFDWRGHGLGKTVKLAKWTVLFVLANQAGVLVVTQLATAAGKLSDKDGTGFLAYSNAQLIWGMPQAIITVSVMAALLPRISRAAHDNDPGAVRDDISQGLRNSAVAIVPVAFTFLALGLPMCTLLYASSGAEAARSMGFILMAFALGLIPYSVQYVVLRGFYAYEDTRTPFYNTVIVAAVNAAASALCYVVLPARWAVVGMAFSYGLAYAVGVGVAWRRLRVRLGGDLDGAHIVRTYARLCMAAVPAAVIGGGIGFAILELLGSGALGSLAALICGGVALLGIFFVAAKKMRIEEVNGLVGMVRGRLGR
- a CDS encoding MFS transporter codes for the protein MSVAHDLGTLLRLRNFRRLLTVRLLSQSADGVYQVALAAYVVFSPEKQTSAAAIASAMAVLLLPYSLIGPFAGVLLDRWPRRQVFLYGNLLRASLACCTALLILASVPDWLFYASALCVTAVNRFVLAGLSAALPRVVDTERLVVANSLSPTAGTLAATAGGGLAFVVRLVADESDAAVVLLGAMLYLLSALASLSLPRTLLGPDLDSPPLRLRAALAVTARGLVAGVRHLRERAHAARALAAMTVLRFCYGALTVMVLMLCRYAWSDDESEGLALLGLAVGVSGAGFFTAAVVTPWAIGRLGRYGWIVACAGSAAVLVPVLGLAFSLVPMLIAAFVLGVVTQGSKIATDTVVQTSVDDSFRGRVFSLYDVLFNVAFVSAAGVSALMLPPDGRSVAVVVGVAVLYAGVAVAMYRRRYTSSGS